Proteins encoded together in one Triticum dicoccoides isolate Atlit2015 ecotype Zavitan chromosome 7B, WEW_v2.0, whole genome shotgun sequence window:
- the LOC119336132 gene encoding photosystem II D2 protein-like — translation MTIALGRIPKEENDLFDTMDDWLRRDRFVFVGWSGLLLFPCAYFALGGWFTGTTFVTSWYTHGLASSYLEGCNFLTAAVSTPANSLAHSLLLLWGPEAQGDFTRWCQLGGLWTFVALHGAFALIGFMLRQFELARSVQLQPYNAISFSGPIAVFVSVFLIYPLGQSRWFFAPSFGIAAIFRLILFFQGFHNWTLNPFHMMGVVEVLGAVLLCAIHGETVKNTLFEDGDGANTFRAFSPTQAEETYSMVTANRFWSQIFSVAFSNKHWLHFFMLFVPVTVLLMSAISIVGLALNLRAYEFVSQEIRAAEDLEFETFYTKNILLNEGIRAWMAAQDQPHENLIFPEEVLPHGNSL, via the coding sequence ATGACTATAGCCCTTGGTAGAATTCCTAAAGAAGAAAATGATCTATTTGATACTATGGATGACTGGTTACGAAGGGACCGTTTCGTTTTTGTAGGATGGTCTGGCCTATTGCTCTTTCCTTGTGCTTATTTCGCTTTAGGGGGTTGGTTTACAGGGACAACTTTTGTAACTTCTTGGTATACCCATGGATTGGCTAGTTCCTATTTGGAAGGTTGTAATTTCTTAACCGCAGCAGTTTCTACCCCTGCCAATAGTTTAGCACACTCTTTGTTGCTACTATGGGGGCCCGAAGCACAAGGAGATTTTACTCGTTGGTGTCAATTAGGCGGTCTATGGACTTTTGTAGCTCTCCACGGGGCTTTTGCACTAATAGGTTTCATGTTACGCCAATTTGAACTTGCTCGGTCTGTTCAATTGCAGCCTTATAATGCAATCTCATTCTCTGGTCCAATTGCTGTTTTTGTTTCTGTATTCCTTATTTATCCACTAGGGCAATCTCGTTGGTTCTTTGCGCCGAGTTTTGGCATAGCAGCGATATTTCGATTAATCCTTTTCTTCCAAGGATTTCATAATTGGACGTTGAACCCATTTCATATGATGGGAGTTGTCGAAGTATTAGGTGCGGTTCTGCTATGCGCTATTCATGGAGAAACCGTAAAAAACACTCTATTTGAGGACGGTGATGGTGCAAATACCTTCCGTGCTTTTAGCCCAACTCAAGCTGAAGAAACTTATTCAATGGTCACTGCTAACCGCTTTTGGTCCCAAATCTTTAGTGTTGCTTTTTCCAATAAACATTGGTTACATTTCTTTATGCTATTTGTACCCGTCACCGTTTTATTGATGAGTGCTATTAGCATAGTTGGCTTGGCTCTGAACTTACGTGCCTATGAGTTTGTTTCCCAGGAAATCCGTGCAGCGGAAGATCTTGAATTTGAGACTTTCTACACCAAAAATATTCTTTTAAACGAGGGTATTCGTGCATGGATGGCAGCTCAGGATCAGCCTCATGAAAATCTTATATTCCCTGAGGAGGTTCTACCACATGGAAACTCTCTTTAA